In the genome of Candidatus Thermoplasmatota archaeon, the window GGGAGGAGTAAATGATAAGTTATACCTTTATCCTTAACCCGTCTATTACTCCTCTAAAATAACTTTTCAGATGCTTTTTTAACATATTTCTATCTTCTTTACAATCTTTTACAATACGGACACAGGTAACTGGAAAATTTATAACAAAAAAATAAGATATAAAGAACACAAGTTGTAATAGATTAGCGTGTTTTTTTTCTATCAAGAACAATCCACGCGTGGTATAGTATAGGTCAACCTTAGATATTTTCTTTTCTACCGATTTACGCCCTTTATGCCATATTTTAGCTTGCGGTGCCCAACAAGTTTTATATCCAGCTCTTTTATTTCTAATCCACCAATCTTGTTCGTCACCCCCAAAAAACAGTCTTGAATCTAATAATCCGATTTTATCAAAAACTTTAGTTTTTATCATCCAACAACCAGAGGTAACGCATTCAACTTTTTCATTTGTTGTGTTTATATCTACCTGTTGTTTTGTCTTGCAGGTCCACAAACTTACTTCTTTTGTAGGAATCCAATCTAATTTATCCGGTTCATCGTATTTGTATATAGTTGGGCTGACTGAGCTGATGCTTTCGTCACTTTCTGCTACTTTCACTATTTCCTCTAAAAAAGTTCTGTCAACTATTGTATCGTTATTAAGAAGAAAAACATACTCTGGATTTTGATTTTCTAGCGCATATCTAATACCAATATTGTTTCCTTCTGCAAAACCATAATTCCTATCGTTTTCGATTATGTATATGAAATTTCCAAATTTTTCTCTTAGAATTTTTACATCACTGCCAGTAGAACCATTATCCACTACTATTACTTTGTAATTTGGATAGGTTATCTTTCTCAGAGACTCTAAACACTCAATGGTATCTTTCACACCATTCAAATTAAGTACCACTATAGAGACTTTGGGATAGTGCATTTTATTTCCCTAGATTATTTTCTTAACTTAAAGGATTTTATTCTAACAGATCTAAGACTCATATCTATGGTTAGGGGGGGACCTGTATACTCATTCATAGTCATCGGCTTTATGTCTGAGGTTGTAATTTTTGCTAATTCAAACATCGATACTTTATCTTCTCCGCATACGTGTAAAATGCCAGTATAATTTTGTTCTATTATGGATTTAATTGCCAAAGCTAGGTCATCAGCAAAAAGATAGGTACCGTAACGGTCGATAAAGGCTTTGGGATAAGGCCACACCGCTCTTGGTACAAAATTTGTTCTTATTATCAACCATTTTTTTATATTAAGATATTTTACTGCATACTCGCCTAACAATTTAGTCAAAGAGTAGAAATTTTTTGGATAAGGTATATCCTCTTCAGTATATTCGCCCCTATCGCCTTGGAAAACGCACGCCGTAGATATATAAATGAAGTAGCAGTCTGGTTTATATTTCAAACAAGCTTTAACAAGATTCTCGGTACCACCTACATTTGTGTTCATCGCAAGTTTTTTATTCT includes:
- a CDS encoding glycosyltransferase family 2 protein, which translates into the protein MHYPKVSIVVLNLNGVKDTIECLESLRKITYPNYKVIVVDNGSTGSDVKILREKFGNFIYIIENDRNYGFAEGNNIGIRYALENQNPEYVFLLNNDTIVDRTFLEEIVKVAESDESISSVSPTIYKYDEPDKLDWIPTKEVSLWTCKTKQQVDINTTNEKVECVTSGCWMIKTKVFDKIGLLDSRLFFGGDEQDWWIRNKRAGYKTCWAPQAKIWHKGRKSVEKKISKVDLYYTTRGLFLIEKKHANLLQLVFFISYFFVINFPVTCVRIVKDCKEDRNMLKKHLKSYFRGVIDGLRIKV
- a CDS encoding SDR family oxidoreductase, which encodes MKVLITGGTGKLGMELVKLFPQSLHPTHKELDITNKERVFKFIKRKKPDILIHCAALTGIRECEENKKLAMNTNVGGTENLVKACLKYKPDCYFIYISTACVFQGDRGEYTEEDIPYPKNFYSLTKLLGEYAVKYLNIKKWLIIRTNFVPRAVWPYPKAFIDRYGTYLFADDLALAIKSIIEQNYTGILHVCGEDKVSMFELAKITTSDIKPMTMNEYTGPPLTIDMSLRSVRIKSFKLRK